The Nocardiopsis changdeensis genome includes the window TCGATCATGCTCTCCCCCTTGGGTTCTAGTCCGGGACCTTGAATCGGTAGGACCAGACAAAATGGCTGCTTCGGTAGGTGCCCCGGGCGTACTCAACCGGTCGTCCCGTGGCGTCAAACGCGGTGCGCTTCAGGTCGAACACCGGCTCACCACTCAGGAGGTGAAGAACCTTCTCCTCCTCTGCGGTGGGCATACGGGCGGAGATTTCCTCCTGGATCTCATCCGGACCGATGCCGCGATCATCGAGGGCGGAGTAGCCGCCACCGTGCCCGGCCGGGCCGGGGGACGGGTCCATGATGGGCGTGCCCTCTACGTCTTCGCGGCGGTACCAGCTGGTGAGGATCTGGGTGGGTTCCCCCTTGTCGACTACGACTCGGGCACGTTCGATGACGGGGTCCCCTTCGGCGATCTTGAGGGCTTTCGCCACTTCCTTCGTCGCGGAACACTCCCGGACGCTCTGAGTCTGGTCGTCGCGTGACCAGCCCCTGCCGGCCTCCTCCCGGTCCGCGATGAACGCAACCTTGCCCTGGGCCCGCTTGGACCGGCTGTAGCGCTCCGCGCCGAGGCACTTCATGGGCGGCGTGCGGCGGACGAACGTCCCCTTGCCCCGCTTGGTCTCGACCAAGCCAGCTGCTTTCAGCCTGGCGATGGCGTGCCGCACGGTGTCGTGCGACACGCCGTAGTGCGAAACGAGGACATGGGTCACCGGGAGCTGTGCCCCTGGGCCCAGGTCCTCGCTCTCGATCCTTGCTCGCAGGTCATCAGCAACCTGCTGAACAGGGGATCGTCCATCGGACGGGTTGATCGGCATACGGACATCCTTCCATGGATCACCCCACTTTCCCAACACCCCTAGGGAAAGTCTTGACGAGTAACGGTACCCGAGCTTAGAGTCGTGTCAGCAACTTTCACTAGGGAGCTAGGGAAAGTTGCAAGAGCCCAGCTTGTAACAGGTGAGCTATGCCCTGAGGAGGCGTGATGCTGTCGATCGCGGAGGTAGTGGAGGCCACCGGCGCACCCCGCGCTGACGTGATCCGCGTGATCCGCGGCGGCGGCACCACCCAGGCCGACTGGCACATCGCCTGCGCCATCGAGCGGTTGGGTGGTCGGCGGGCCGCGGACCTGATGTGGGGTCCGGAGCGGATTCCGACCGAGACCCCCACTCCCACGAACCCGGACGCCAAGCGCATCGCCGGGGTGCGGATCTACGAGGAGCCCACCGCCCCGGACGCCCCGCAGACCGCCCTGCCGGACTACCCGGTCCGGGAGGAGCCGCTCACCGGCCGCGAGGCCGCCGAGGAGCTGGCCGCCTCGGTCCAGGCCGACCTGGGCGAGGTCCTGGAGGACGACGACGCCGCGGCCCGCCTGACCGCTGCCTGGTCCACCCCCGCCGAGGGCCGCCGGGTCCTGGCCCGGGTGGTGCCCCTGGCCCTCCTCACCCCCCGGGGCCGCGTCCGGCTCTGGAACGCCGAATACGCCGCCGCAGACGCGGCCTGACCAGCACCACCACACATCCGACACACCCGAGAGGGGACAGCTATGTCCAGGATTCGCCCCAGGCCCACGACGTTGTCGCAGACGCCCGCCCCCGAGAGCGACTGGTCCGATTTCGACGAGCCCGAGGTTCTGTGGCCCGCCCCGGGCTCCAAGGACCACCACCTGTTCGCCGAGTTCGACACCCCCGCCCCCGCTCCGGCCCGGCCGGCGCCCACCCCCGAGATCGTCCGCCTCCAGACCGAGATCGCCTGGGCCCAGCGCAACCAGGACCTGTTGTCCTCCGCCCTGGACGCGACGCTGTCCCTCCTCCAGATGTGCCTGTACCGGATCGAGGTCCTGGAGGCCCAGCCGCAGATCCAGGAGCGGTGCCCCGAGCCCCGGGGCCACTCGATCTCCCTGGGGAAGCAGGTCGACGAACTGGAGGCGGAGCTGGCCGGGCTGCGCGTCGACGACGTGCTGGTGAGCGCCACCGCCTGACCGCCGCCCCTGGGGCGCCTGTTCCCCACCGGCCCGTCCTGCCGGTGGGGTTCGGGGACCGCAGGGTCCGACACCACCCACGAGACGAGGAGCCGCCCATGCCCGCGACCACCATCGACCACGAGGACTACATCAAGGCCGCCTGGCGCGCCATCCCCGACGCTCAGGACTGCTGGACCTGGACCGACCCGACGGCCGCCTGGGAGGCCCTGGAGGAGGAGATCGAGGTCTCCGACGCCGCGATCGCCTGCTCCTACTACCTGGACACCGTCGACCCCGGCCGCGCCGGAATCGTCACCCTCCCGGACGGCCACGCCCTGGGCTGGCACGAGACCGGCGGCTGGACTGTGATCGGCCACGCCGGTCTGGTCACCGTCCCGGGCGCCCTCCCGGCGGACGCCTCCCCGGCCCAGGTGACCCGGCTGGCCGCCGCCGTCTGACCGAGGACACCACCGATTCCCCCGACACCGCGAGCCCCGCCCACCACCGGGCGGGGCTCTCCCACACCCACAGGAGTACCGATGACCGCTTCCACCCTGTTCTCCGGCCCCGCCGAGATCGACACCACCGCCATCGAGCACCTGCTCACCGACCCCGACCTGCACGCCGACCACCTGCCCGGCGAGACCGCCGAGGAGCACGCCGCCCGCACCACGGCGGCCGCCGACATCACCGCGACCCTGCTGGACGAGCTGGCGGAGCCGATGGCCGACCACCCCGACGGGCTGGAGGCCGGCATCCAGGCCGCGTCCGCCACGATCCGCGAGTGGGTGGAC containing:
- a CDS encoding GntR family transcriptional regulator — encoded protein: MPINPSDGRSPVQQVADDLRARIESEDLGPGAQLPVTHVLVSHYGVSHDTVRHAIARLKAAGLVETKRGKGTFVRRTPPMKCLGAERYSRSKRAQGKVAFIADREEAGRGWSRDDQTQSVRECSATKEVAKALKIAEGDPVIERARVVVDKGEPTQILTSWYRREDVEGTPIMDPSPGPAGHGGGYSALDDRGIGPDEIQEEISARMPTAEEEKVLHLLSGEPVFDLKRTAFDATGRPVEYARGTYRSSHFVWSYRFKVPD